A single window of Anopheles moucheti chromosome 2, idAnoMoucSN_F20_07, whole genome shotgun sequence DNA harbors:
- the LOC128298450 gene encoding NPC intracellular cholesterol transporter 2-like — MIRALLLIALVPAVVYGNVGRACDGDRPQATNVNIVGCSAPPCDLIRGQDVIAYIDFTTDRAVTTMTTVPTATALGITAPYPLPAEFANTCAWLEGSSCPLSANEDVTYRLTIPVLPIYPLVSLSIEIDIVDETNESVACFVVDAQVAPAN; from the exons ATGATCCGAGCACTTCTCCTGATTGCGCTTGTGCCGGCCGTAGTGTACGGTAACGTTGGCCGTGCCTGTGACGGCGATCGTCCGCAGGCAACCAATGTGAACATCGTAGGTTGCAGTGCTCCGCCTTGCGATCTGATCCGTGGCCAGGATGTGATCGCTTACATCGATTTCACCACCG ACCGTGCTGTTACCACCATGACGACTGTCCCGACGGCCACCGCTCTTGGTATTACCGCACCCTATCCACTGCCGGCTGAGTTTGCCAATACCTGCGCCTGGCTCGAAGGTTCCAGCTGCCCACTTAGTGCCAACGAGGACGTTACCTACCGACTAACGATCCCGGTGCTGCCAATCTATCCGCTAGTGAGTCTGAGCATCGAAATCGATATTGTGGACGAAACCAACGAATCTGTCGCCTGCTTCGTGGTTGATGCTCAAGTCGCTCCGGCTAATTAA